From Haliotis asinina isolate JCU_RB_2024 chromosome 8, JCU_Hal_asi_v2, whole genome shotgun sequence, a single genomic window includes:
- the LOC137295013 gene encoding protein Churchill-like, whose product MIWKRNFHISFASSAARAFHLGIPVHFALNIFIGSQRLIIMDVSFMLCVLPGIPSLVQKMCEDCVKEEFPDRGSMCVDNGSYMVNYAQCADCKNRGEVKVINRVCNEEENGDEVITYQHVCKSCEHVIGDHEYIFRVEEDYQVYEMSCLLCGNGEDERSILPVDPQKQLAFF is encoded by the exons ATGATTTGGAAGAggaattttcatatttcatttgcGTCGTCTGCTGCAAGGGCGTTTCACTTGGGCATCCCTGTGCACTTTGCGTTGAATAttttcattggttcccaacgACTAATCATTATGGACGTCTCATTTATGCTTTGTGTACTTCCGGGTATTCCCTCGCTCGTTCAGAAGATGTGCGAAGACTGTGTTAAGGAAGAGTTTCCAGATCGG GGCAGTATGTGTGTGGACAATGGGTCATACATGGTGAACTATGCCCAGTGTGCCGATTGCAAGAATCGAGGAGAGGTGAAGGTCATCAACAGAGTTTGCAACGAGGAGGAAAATGGAGATGAAGTCATTACTTATCAGC ATGTGTGCAAGTCCTGTGAGCATGTCATTGGAGATCATGAATACATCTTCCGAGTTGAGGAAGATTATCAG GTGTATGAGATGTCCTGTTTACTGTGTGGGAATGGGGAAGATGAGAGAAGCATATTGCCAGTTGACCCCCAGAAACAGCTAGCATTTTTCTGA
- the LOC137293832 gene encoding potassium channel subfamily K member 16-like → MEPGTRRLIILVVINVFYLCMGGVIFSHLEADPERVRMSNLQSHIEEFMGNYSCVSRDVLHELLKHASQDKELVSYAVENRTNLDRWDFGGAFGFAVSVVTTIGFGNMSPSTIIGKIVCVVYAIVGIPVTMLMLSGLGQQLAALSNKVNQLKLCSQKPVVNKVLNMVLIIVLGLALMFGIPSFVFHIVEGWNIMEALYFCFTTLSTIGFGDYIIGIHEKKISAGPARDAYEIMAYVWILLGLSYLSLVIKYITDVLVQNASKVERKTLKRFENEIGRLDELKNGVVPNLRKNKLSKSDSSNNVSTASDKNVELVSINHL, encoded by the exons ATGGAGCCTGGGACGAGACGTCTTATCATCCTGGTTGTAATCAACGTGTTCTACTTGTGTATGGGAGGTGTCATCTTCTCCCACCTGGAGGCGGACCCGGAGAGGGTCAGAATGAGCAACTTACAAAGTCATATTGAAGAGTTCATGG GGAATTACTCGTGCGTGTCACGTGACGTGTTGCATGAGCTTCTAAAACATGCAAGCCAGGACAAGGAGCTTGTGTCTTATGCCGTGGAGAACCGAACCAACCTGGACAGGTGGGACTTCGGGGGAGCCTTCGGCTTTGCTGTCTCTGTAGTAACGACAATCG GTTTCGGCAATATGTCCCCGAGTACCATCATTGGGAAGATAGTGTGTGTGGTTTACGCAATTGTCGGCATCCCGGTCACAATGCTGATGTTGAGTGGCCTTGGTCAACAACTAGCAGCCCTATCCAACAAGGTGAACCAGCTCAAGCTCTGCTCCCAGAAGCCTGTCGTGAACAAGGTCCTCAACATGGTGCTGATCATTGTATTGGGACTGGCTCTCATGTTCGGCATACCTTCCTTTGTGTTTCATATCGTGGAGGGATGGAACATCATGGAGGCGCTCTACTTCTGTTTCACCACTCTCAGTACTATAGGATTTGGAGATTACATTATAG GTATTCACGAGAAGAAGATATCGGCCGGCCCAGCCCGTGATGCGTACGAGATTATGGCCTATGTGTGGATCCTTCTTGGTCTGTCCTATCTGTCCCTCGTAATCAAGTACATCACAGACGTCCTCGTCCAGAACGCTTCCAAAGTAGAGAGGAAGACACTAAAGAGATTTGAA aatgAGATCGGTCGCTTGGACGAGCTTAAGAATGGTGTAGTACCGAATCTGAGAAAAAATAAACTCTCCAAATCAGATAGTTCGAACAACGTGAGTACTGCGAGCGACAAGAATGTCGAACTTGTCAGTATAAACCATTTGTAA